The Buteo buteo chromosome 23, bButBut1.hap1.1, whole genome shotgun sequence genome includes a window with the following:
- the RALGDS gene encoding ral guanine nucleotide dissociation stimulator isoform X4, with amino-acid sequence MMIDTQSSTQEIGEELEDGVIYSISLRKVQLHHTANKGQRWLGFENESALNLYETCKVRTIKAGTLEKLVEYLVSAFKGNDSTYVTIFLCTYRAFATTKQVLDLLLNRYGKLHVQANGDHARHAVDERMELKNTISSILGAWLDQYSEDFRKPPDFTCLKQLISYVHHNIPGSDLERRARILLAQFQQQEQSESKAEAVDHGGCTFQLVEENGVGDGKPDFLSFSPEMVAEQFTLMDAELFKKVVPYHCLGCIWSQRDKKGKEHLAPTIRATVLQFNSVANCVIATCLGDRSLKPQQRAKVVERWIEVARECRILKNFSSLRAILSALQCNAVHRLKKTWDEVLRESFRTFHELSEIFSDENNHSLSRELLIKEGTSKFATLEINPKRAQKRQQQQREMGVMQGTIPYLGTFLTDLVMLDTAMKDFLDGGLINFEKRRKEFEVIAQIKLLQSACNNYSFTQEDQFVEWFHSLERLSEAESYGLSCEIEPLSESASNTLKAKKNTGIIKRWSDRQPPSTEPCASGSSHSKSFDQLKCGQYLCSGDATDSVSVTSAGSSSSDVEEINISFIPESPDCQEKKVSEIPLASLPQRWYTPSVADGEAKPTVSSASPLLPALQFWESTSLSSLDTSGIGSGSSSASSSSVSSTPVTASRTHKRSVSGISSYSSLSLPLYNQQVDDCCIIRVSLAVDNGNMYKSILVTSQDKTPVVIRKAMAKHNLDGDRPEDYELVQIISEERELKIPDNANVFYAMNSAANYDFVLKKRGFSKGVKIKHGSSSTLPRMKQKGLKIAKGIF; translated from the exons AGCTCCACACAGGAGATCGGAGAAGAGCTGGAGGATGGTGTGATCTACAGCATATCACTCCGGAAAGTGCAGCTCCATCACACGGCCAACAAAGGGCAGCGATGGCTGGGG TTTGAGAATGAGTCGGCCTTAAACCTTTACGAGACGTGTAAGGTGCGGACAATAAAAGCTGGGACCTTGGAGAAGCTGGTGGAATACCTGGTCTCAGCCTTCAAGGGCAATGACTCCACCTATGTCACCATCTTCCTGTGCACTTACCGGGCCTTCGCCACCACCAAGCAAGTGCTGGACCTGCTGCTTAACAG GTACGGCAAACTCCACGTGCAGGCGAATGGGGACCACGCCAGGCACGCTGTGGACGAGAGGATGGAGCTGAAGAA caccaTCTCCTCCATCCTGGGTGCCTGGCTGGACCAGTATTCAGAGGATTTCCGCAAGCCCCCAGACTTCACCTGCCTCAAGCAGCTCATCTCCTATGTGCACCACAACATCCCCGGCTCAGACCTGGAGCGCCGAGCCCGCATCCTGCTGGCCCAGTtccagcagcaagagcagagcGAGTCCAAAGCAGAAG CTGTGGACCATGGTGGCTGCACCTTCCAGCTGGTGGAGGAGAACGGGGTCGGGGACGGGAAGCCAgatttcctctccttctcccccgagaTGGTGGCAGAACAGTTCACGCTGATGGATGCT GAGCTCTTTAAGAAAGTGGTGCCTTACCACTGCCTGGGCTGCATCTGGTCCCAGCGAGACAAAAAGGGCAAAGAGCACCTGGCGCCCACCATCCGTGCCACGGTCCTGCAGTTCAATAGCGTGGCCAACTGTGTCATCGCCACGTGTCTCGGAGACCGGTCCCTGAAGCCGCAGCAGAGGGCTAAAGTGGTGGAGCGGTGGATCGAAGTGGCTCGG GAGTGCCGCATCTTGAAGAACTTCTCCTCCCTCCGAGCCATCCTCTCGGCTCTGCAGTGCAATGCTGTTCACCGGCTGAAGAAGACCTGGGACGAGGTTCTACG GGAGAGCTTCCGCACTTTCCACGAGCTCTCAGAGATCTTCTCCGATGAGAACAACCACTCGCTGAGCCGGGAACTTCTCATTAAG gaGGGCACGTCCAAATTTGCCACCTTGGAGATCAACCCAAAGAGGGCTCAgaagcggcagcagcagcagcgagagATG GGTGTGATGCAGGGCACCATTCCCTACCTTGGCACCTTCCTCACGGACCTGGTGATGCTCGACACCGCCATGAAGGATTTCCTGGAC GGCGGGCTGATCAACtttgagaagagaaggaag GAGTTTGAAGTCATCGCCCAGATCAAGCTGCTTCAGTCGGCCTGCAACAATTACAGCTTCACGCAGGAGGACCAGTTCGTGGAATGGTTCCACAGCCTGGAGCGGCTCAGCGAGGCCGAGAG ctaCGGGCTGTCGTGCGAGATCGAGCCGCTGTCGGAGTCGGCCAGCAACACGTTGAAGGCGAAGAAAAACACGGGCATCATCAAGCGATGGAGCGA CCGGCAGCCACCGAGCACCGAGCCCTGCGCCAGCGGCAGCTCCCACTCGAAATCCTTCGACCAGCTCAAGTGCGGGCAGTACCTGTGCAGCGGGGACGCCACCGACTCGGTGAGCGTCACCTCCGCCGGCTCCAGCAGCTCCGACGTGGAGGAGATTAACATCAGCTTCATCCCCGAGTCCCCCGACTGCCAGGAGAAGAAG GTCAGTGAGATCCCTCTGGCCTCCCTCCCCCAGCGCTGGTACACCCCGTCTGTGGCCGATGGAGAAGCTAAACCCACTGTGTCCTCCGcatcccctctcctccctgccctccagtTCTGGGAATccacctccctctcctccctggaCACGTCGGGCATCGGCTCAGGCTCCAGCAGTGCCTCGTCCTCTTCCGTCTCCTCCACGCCGGTGACGGCCTCCCGCACCCACAAGCGCTCGGTCTCCGGCATCTCCAGCTACTCTTCCCTCTCGTTGCCCCTCTACAACCAGCAGGTCGACGACTGCTGCATCATCCGTGTCAGCCTGGCTGTGGACAATGGCAACATGTACAAGAGCATCCTG GTGACGAGCCAGGATAAGACCCCAGTCGTTATTCGCAAAGCCATGGCCAAACACAACTTGGATGGGGACCGGCCTGAAGACTATGAGCTCGTTCAGATCATCTCGGAGGAGAGAG AGCTGAAGATCCCTGACAACGCCAACGTCTTCTACGCCATGAACTCCGCCGCCAACTATGACTTTGTGCTCAAGAAGCGAGGCTTCTCCAAGGGGGTGAAGATCAAGCATGGCTCCAGCTCCACCCTGCCCAGGATGAAGCAGAAAGGCCTGAAGATTGCCAAAGGCATCTTCTAG
- the RALGDS gene encoding ral guanine nucleotide dissociation stimulator isoform X3 yields the protein MVSRRRVPPHHAAAAPPSSSSSSSSSSSERMFEGCRRARSLWGGVRLEVAGENSPVVLHSFTQLDPDLPPLESSTQEIGEELEDGVIYSISLRKVQLHHTANKGQRWLGFENESALNLYETCKVRTIKAGTLEKLVEYLVSAFKGNDSTYVTIFLCTYRAFATTKQVLDLLLNRYGKLHVQANGDHARHAVDERMELKNTISSILGAWLDQYSEDFRKPPDFTCLKQLISYVHHNIPGSDLERRARILLAQFQQQEQSESKAEAVDHGGCTFQLVEENGVGDGKPDFLSFSPEMVAEQFTLMDAELFKKVVPYHCLGCIWSQRDKKGKEHLAPTIRATVLQFNSVANCVIATCLGDRSLKPQQRAKVVERWIEVARECRILKNFSSLRAILSALQCNAVHRLKKTWDEVLRESFRTFHELSEIFSDENNHSLSRELLIKEGTSKFATLEINPKRAQKRQQQQREMGVMQGTIPYLGTFLTDLVMLDTAMKDFLDGGLINFEKRRKEFEVIAQIKLLQSACNNYSFTQEDQFVEWFHSLERLSEAESYGLSCEIEPLSESASNTLKAKKNTGIIKRWSDRQPPSTEPCASGSSHSKSFDQLKCGQYLCSGDATDSVSVTSAGSSSSDVEEINISFIPESPDCQEKKFWESTSLSSLDTSGIGSGSSSASSSSVSSTPVTASRTHKRSVSGISSYSSLSLPLYNQQVDDCCIIRVSLAVDNGNMYKSILVTSQDKTPVVIRKAMAKHNLDGDRPEDYELVQIISEERELKIPDNANVFYAMNSAANYDFVLKKRGFSKGVKIKHGSSSTLPRMKQKGLKIAKGIF from the exons AGCTCCACACAGGAGATCGGAGAAGAGCTGGAGGATGGTGTGATCTACAGCATATCACTCCGGAAAGTGCAGCTCCATCACACGGCCAACAAAGGGCAGCGATGGCTGGGG TTTGAGAATGAGTCGGCCTTAAACCTTTACGAGACGTGTAAGGTGCGGACAATAAAAGCTGGGACCTTGGAGAAGCTGGTGGAATACCTGGTCTCAGCCTTCAAGGGCAATGACTCCACCTATGTCACCATCTTCCTGTGCACTTACCGGGCCTTCGCCACCACCAAGCAAGTGCTGGACCTGCTGCTTAACAG GTACGGCAAACTCCACGTGCAGGCGAATGGGGACCACGCCAGGCACGCTGTGGACGAGAGGATGGAGCTGAAGAA caccaTCTCCTCCATCCTGGGTGCCTGGCTGGACCAGTATTCAGAGGATTTCCGCAAGCCCCCAGACTTCACCTGCCTCAAGCAGCTCATCTCCTATGTGCACCACAACATCCCCGGCTCAGACCTGGAGCGCCGAGCCCGCATCCTGCTGGCCCAGTtccagcagcaagagcagagcGAGTCCAAAGCAGAAG CTGTGGACCATGGTGGCTGCACCTTCCAGCTGGTGGAGGAGAACGGGGTCGGGGACGGGAAGCCAgatttcctctccttctcccccgagaTGGTGGCAGAACAGTTCACGCTGATGGATGCT GAGCTCTTTAAGAAAGTGGTGCCTTACCACTGCCTGGGCTGCATCTGGTCCCAGCGAGACAAAAAGGGCAAAGAGCACCTGGCGCCCACCATCCGTGCCACGGTCCTGCAGTTCAATAGCGTGGCCAACTGTGTCATCGCCACGTGTCTCGGAGACCGGTCCCTGAAGCCGCAGCAGAGGGCTAAAGTGGTGGAGCGGTGGATCGAAGTGGCTCGG GAGTGCCGCATCTTGAAGAACTTCTCCTCCCTCCGAGCCATCCTCTCGGCTCTGCAGTGCAATGCTGTTCACCGGCTGAAGAAGACCTGGGACGAGGTTCTACG GGAGAGCTTCCGCACTTTCCACGAGCTCTCAGAGATCTTCTCCGATGAGAACAACCACTCGCTGAGCCGGGAACTTCTCATTAAG gaGGGCACGTCCAAATTTGCCACCTTGGAGATCAACCCAAAGAGGGCTCAgaagcggcagcagcagcagcgagagATG GGTGTGATGCAGGGCACCATTCCCTACCTTGGCACCTTCCTCACGGACCTGGTGATGCTCGACACCGCCATGAAGGATTTCCTGGAC GGCGGGCTGATCAACtttgagaagagaaggaag GAGTTTGAAGTCATCGCCCAGATCAAGCTGCTTCAGTCGGCCTGCAACAATTACAGCTTCACGCAGGAGGACCAGTTCGTGGAATGGTTCCACAGCCTGGAGCGGCTCAGCGAGGCCGAGAG ctaCGGGCTGTCGTGCGAGATCGAGCCGCTGTCGGAGTCGGCCAGCAACACGTTGAAGGCGAAGAAAAACACGGGCATCATCAAGCGATGGAGCGA CCGGCAGCCACCGAGCACCGAGCCCTGCGCCAGCGGCAGCTCCCACTCGAAATCCTTCGACCAGCTCAAGTGCGGGCAGTACCTGTGCAGCGGGGACGCCACCGACTCGGTGAGCGTCACCTCCGCCGGCTCCAGCAGCTCCGACGTGGAGGAGATTAACATCAGCTTCATCCCCGAGTCCCCCGACTGCCAGGAGAAGAAG tTCTGGGAATccacctccctctcctccctggaCACGTCGGGCATCGGCTCAGGCTCCAGCAGTGCCTCGTCCTCTTCCGTCTCCTCCACGCCGGTGACGGCCTCCCGCACCCACAAGCGCTCGGTCTCCGGCATCTCCAGCTACTCTTCCCTCTCGTTGCCCCTCTACAACCAGCAGGTCGACGACTGCTGCATCATCCGTGTCAGCCTGGCTGTGGACAATGGCAACATGTACAAGAGCATCCTG GTGACGAGCCAGGATAAGACCCCAGTCGTTATTCGCAAAGCCATGGCCAAACACAACTTGGATGGGGACCGGCCTGAAGACTATGAGCTCGTTCAGATCATCTCGGAGGAGAGAG AGCTGAAGATCCCTGACAACGCCAACGTCTTCTACGCCATGAACTCCGCCGCCAACTATGACTTTGTGCTCAAGAAGCGAGGCTTCTCCAAGGGGGTGAAGATCAAGCATGGCTCCAGCTCCACCCTGCCCAGGATGAAGCAGAAAGGCCTGAAGATTGCCAAAGGCATCTTCTAG
- the RALGDS gene encoding ral guanine nucleotide dissociation stimulator isoform X2: MVSRRRVPPHHAAAAPPSSSSSSSSSSSERMFEGCRRARSLWGGVRLEVAGENSPVVLHSFTQLDPDLPPLESSTQEIGEELEDGVIYSISLRKVQLHHTANKGQRWLGFENESALNLYETCKVRTIKAGTLEKLVEYLVSAFKGNDSTYVTIFLCTYRAFATTKQVLDLLLNRYGKLHVQANGDHARHAVDERMELKNTISSILGAWLDQYSEDFRKPPDFTCLKQLISYVHHNIPGSDLERRARILLAQFQQQEQSESKAEAVDHGGCTFQLVEENGVGDGKPDFLSFSPEMVAEQFTLMDAELFKKVVPYHCLGCIWSQRDKKGKEHLAPTIRATVLQFNSVANCVIATCLGDRSLKPQQRAKVVERWIEVARECRILKNFSSLRAILSALQCNAVHRLKKTWDEVLRESFRTFHELSEIFSDENNHSLSRELLIKEGTSKFATLEINPKRAQKRQQQQREMGVMQGTIPYLGTFLTDLVMLDTAMKDFLDGGLINFEKRRKEFEVIAQIKLLQSACNNYSFTQEDQFVEWFHSLERLSEAESYGLSCEIEPLSESASNTLKAKKNTGIIKRWSDRQPPSTEPCASGSSHSKSFDQLKCGQYLCSGDATDSVSVTSAGSSSSDVEEINISFIPESPDCQEKKRWYTPSVADGEAKPTVSSASPLLPALQFWESTSLSSLDTSGIGSGSSSASSSSVSSTPVTASRTHKRSVSGISSYSSLSLPLYNQQVDDCCIIRVSLAVDNGNMYKSILVTSQDKTPVVIRKAMAKHNLDGDRPEDYELVQIISEERELKIPDNANVFYAMNSAANYDFVLKKRGFSKGVKIKHGSSSTLPRMKQKGLKIAKGIF, from the exons AGCTCCACACAGGAGATCGGAGAAGAGCTGGAGGATGGTGTGATCTACAGCATATCACTCCGGAAAGTGCAGCTCCATCACACGGCCAACAAAGGGCAGCGATGGCTGGGG TTTGAGAATGAGTCGGCCTTAAACCTTTACGAGACGTGTAAGGTGCGGACAATAAAAGCTGGGACCTTGGAGAAGCTGGTGGAATACCTGGTCTCAGCCTTCAAGGGCAATGACTCCACCTATGTCACCATCTTCCTGTGCACTTACCGGGCCTTCGCCACCACCAAGCAAGTGCTGGACCTGCTGCTTAACAG GTACGGCAAACTCCACGTGCAGGCGAATGGGGACCACGCCAGGCACGCTGTGGACGAGAGGATGGAGCTGAAGAA caccaTCTCCTCCATCCTGGGTGCCTGGCTGGACCAGTATTCAGAGGATTTCCGCAAGCCCCCAGACTTCACCTGCCTCAAGCAGCTCATCTCCTATGTGCACCACAACATCCCCGGCTCAGACCTGGAGCGCCGAGCCCGCATCCTGCTGGCCCAGTtccagcagcaagagcagagcGAGTCCAAAGCAGAAG CTGTGGACCATGGTGGCTGCACCTTCCAGCTGGTGGAGGAGAACGGGGTCGGGGACGGGAAGCCAgatttcctctccttctcccccgagaTGGTGGCAGAACAGTTCACGCTGATGGATGCT GAGCTCTTTAAGAAAGTGGTGCCTTACCACTGCCTGGGCTGCATCTGGTCCCAGCGAGACAAAAAGGGCAAAGAGCACCTGGCGCCCACCATCCGTGCCACGGTCCTGCAGTTCAATAGCGTGGCCAACTGTGTCATCGCCACGTGTCTCGGAGACCGGTCCCTGAAGCCGCAGCAGAGGGCTAAAGTGGTGGAGCGGTGGATCGAAGTGGCTCGG GAGTGCCGCATCTTGAAGAACTTCTCCTCCCTCCGAGCCATCCTCTCGGCTCTGCAGTGCAATGCTGTTCACCGGCTGAAGAAGACCTGGGACGAGGTTCTACG GGAGAGCTTCCGCACTTTCCACGAGCTCTCAGAGATCTTCTCCGATGAGAACAACCACTCGCTGAGCCGGGAACTTCTCATTAAG gaGGGCACGTCCAAATTTGCCACCTTGGAGATCAACCCAAAGAGGGCTCAgaagcggcagcagcagcagcgagagATG GGTGTGATGCAGGGCACCATTCCCTACCTTGGCACCTTCCTCACGGACCTGGTGATGCTCGACACCGCCATGAAGGATTTCCTGGAC GGCGGGCTGATCAACtttgagaagagaaggaag GAGTTTGAAGTCATCGCCCAGATCAAGCTGCTTCAGTCGGCCTGCAACAATTACAGCTTCACGCAGGAGGACCAGTTCGTGGAATGGTTCCACAGCCTGGAGCGGCTCAGCGAGGCCGAGAG ctaCGGGCTGTCGTGCGAGATCGAGCCGCTGTCGGAGTCGGCCAGCAACACGTTGAAGGCGAAGAAAAACACGGGCATCATCAAGCGATGGAGCGA CCGGCAGCCACCGAGCACCGAGCCCTGCGCCAGCGGCAGCTCCCACTCGAAATCCTTCGACCAGCTCAAGTGCGGGCAGTACCTGTGCAGCGGGGACGCCACCGACTCGGTGAGCGTCACCTCCGCCGGCTCCAGCAGCTCCGACGTGGAGGAGATTAACATCAGCTTCATCCCCGAGTCCCCCGACTGCCAGGAGAAGAAG CGCTGGTACACCCCGTCTGTGGCCGATGGAGAAGCTAAACCCACTGTGTCCTCCGcatcccctctcctccctgccctccagtTCTGGGAATccacctccctctcctccctggaCACGTCGGGCATCGGCTCAGGCTCCAGCAGTGCCTCGTCCTCTTCCGTCTCCTCCACGCCGGTGACGGCCTCCCGCACCCACAAGCGCTCGGTCTCCGGCATCTCCAGCTACTCTTCCCTCTCGTTGCCCCTCTACAACCAGCAGGTCGACGACTGCTGCATCATCCGTGTCAGCCTGGCTGTGGACAATGGCAACATGTACAAGAGCATCCTG GTGACGAGCCAGGATAAGACCCCAGTCGTTATTCGCAAAGCCATGGCCAAACACAACTTGGATGGGGACCGGCCTGAAGACTATGAGCTCGTTCAGATCATCTCGGAGGAGAGAG AGCTGAAGATCCCTGACAACGCCAACGTCTTCTACGCCATGAACTCCGCCGCCAACTATGACTTTGTGCTCAAGAAGCGAGGCTTCTCCAAGGGGGTGAAGATCAAGCATGGCTCCAGCTCCACCCTGCCCAGGATGAAGCAGAAAGGCCTGAAGATTGCCAAAGGCATCTTCTAG
- the RALGDS gene encoding ral guanine nucleotide dissociation stimulator isoform X1, with amino-acid sequence MVSRRRVPPHHAAAAPPSSSSSSSSSSSERMFEGCRRARSLWGGVRLEVAGENSPVVLHSFTQLDPDLPPLESSTQEIGEELEDGVIYSISLRKVQLHHTANKGQRWLGFENESALNLYETCKVRTIKAGTLEKLVEYLVSAFKGNDSTYVTIFLCTYRAFATTKQVLDLLLNRYGKLHVQANGDHARHAVDERMELKNTISSILGAWLDQYSEDFRKPPDFTCLKQLISYVHHNIPGSDLERRARILLAQFQQQEQSESKAEAVDHGGCTFQLVEENGVGDGKPDFLSFSPEMVAEQFTLMDAELFKKVVPYHCLGCIWSQRDKKGKEHLAPTIRATVLQFNSVANCVIATCLGDRSLKPQQRAKVVERWIEVARECRILKNFSSLRAILSALQCNAVHRLKKTWDEVLRESFRTFHELSEIFSDENNHSLSRELLIKEGTSKFATLEINPKRAQKRQQQQREMGVMQGTIPYLGTFLTDLVMLDTAMKDFLDGGLINFEKRRKEFEVIAQIKLLQSACNNYSFTQEDQFVEWFHSLERLSEAESYGLSCEIEPLSESASNTLKAKKNTGIIKRWSDRQPPSTEPCASGSSHSKSFDQLKCGQYLCSGDATDSVSVTSAGSSSSDVEEINISFIPESPDCQEKKVSEIPLASLPQRWYTPSVADGEAKPTVSSASPLLPALQFWESTSLSSLDTSGIGSGSSSASSSSVSSTPVTASRTHKRSVSGISSYSSLSLPLYNQQVDDCCIIRVSLAVDNGNMYKSILVTSQDKTPVVIRKAMAKHNLDGDRPEDYELVQIISEERELKIPDNANVFYAMNSAANYDFVLKKRGFSKGVKIKHGSSSTLPRMKQKGLKIAKGIF; translated from the exons AGCTCCACACAGGAGATCGGAGAAGAGCTGGAGGATGGTGTGATCTACAGCATATCACTCCGGAAAGTGCAGCTCCATCACACGGCCAACAAAGGGCAGCGATGGCTGGGG TTTGAGAATGAGTCGGCCTTAAACCTTTACGAGACGTGTAAGGTGCGGACAATAAAAGCTGGGACCTTGGAGAAGCTGGTGGAATACCTGGTCTCAGCCTTCAAGGGCAATGACTCCACCTATGTCACCATCTTCCTGTGCACTTACCGGGCCTTCGCCACCACCAAGCAAGTGCTGGACCTGCTGCTTAACAG GTACGGCAAACTCCACGTGCAGGCGAATGGGGACCACGCCAGGCACGCTGTGGACGAGAGGATGGAGCTGAAGAA caccaTCTCCTCCATCCTGGGTGCCTGGCTGGACCAGTATTCAGAGGATTTCCGCAAGCCCCCAGACTTCACCTGCCTCAAGCAGCTCATCTCCTATGTGCACCACAACATCCCCGGCTCAGACCTGGAGCGCCGAGCCCGCATCCTGCTGGCCCAGTtccagcagcaagagcagagcGAGTCCAAAGCAGAAG CTGTGGACCATGGTGGCTGCACCTTCCAGCTGGTGGAGGAGAACGGGGTCGGGGACGGGAAGCCAgatttcctctccttctcccccgagaTGGTGGCAGAACAGTTCACGCTGATGGATGCT GAGCTCTTTAAGAAAGTGGTGCCTTACCACTGCCTGGGCTGCATCTGGTCCCAGCGAGACAAAAAGGGCAAAGAGCACCTGGCGCCCACCATCCGTGCCACGGTCCTGCAGTTCAATAGCGTGGCCAACTGTGTCATCGCCACGTGTCTCGGAGACCGGTCCCTGAAGCCGCAGCAGAGGGCTAAAGTGGTGGAGCGGTGGATCGAAGTGGCTCGG GAGTGCCGCATCTTGAAGAACTTCTCCTCCCTCCGAGCCATCCTCTCGGCTCTGCAGTGCAATGCTGTTCACCGGCTGAAGAAGACCTGGGACGAGGTTCTACG GGAGAGCTTCCGCACTTTCCACGAGCTCTCAGAGATCTTCTCCGATGAGAACAACCACTCGCTGAGCCGGGAACTTCTCATTAAG gaGGGCACGTCCAAATTTGCCACCTTGGAGATCAACCCAAAGAGGGCTCAgaagcggcagcagcagcagcgagagATG GGTGTGATGCAGGGCACCATTCCCTACCTTGGCACCTTCCTCACGGACCTGGTGATGCTCGACACCGCCATGAAGGATTTCCTGGAC GGCGGGCTGATCAACtttgagaagagaaggaag GAGTTTGAAGTCATCGCCCAGATCAAGCTGCTTCAGTCGGCCTGCAACAATTACAGCTTCACGCAGGAGGACCAGTTCGTGGAATGGTTCCACAGCCTGGAGCGGCTCAGCGAGGCCGAGAG ctaCGGGCTGTCGTGCGAGATCGAGCCGCTGTCGGAGTCGGCCAGCAACACGTTGAAGGCGAAGAAAAACACGGGCATCATCAAGCGATGGAGCGA CCGGCAGCCACCGAGCACCGAGCCCTGCGCCAGCGGCAGCTCCCACTCGAAATCCTTCGACCAGCTCAAGTGCGGGCAGTACCTGTGCAGCGGGGACGCCACCGACTCGGTGAGCGTCACCTCCGCCGGCTCCAGCAGCTCCGACGTGGAGGAGATTAACATCAGCTTCATCCCCGAGTCCCCCGACTGCCAGGAGAAGAAG GTCAGTGAGATCCCTCTGGCCTCCCTCCCCCAGCGCTGGTACACCCCGTCTGTGGCCGATGGAGAAGCTAAACCCACTGTGTCCTCCGcatcccctctcctccctgccctccagtTCTGGGAATccacctccctctcctccctggaCACGTCGGGCATCGGCTCAGGCTCCAGCAGTGCCTCGTCCTCTTCCGTCTCCTCCACGCCGGTGACGGCCTCCCGCACCCACAAGCGCTCGGTCTCCGGCATCTCCAGCTACTCTTCCCTCTCGTTGCCCCTCTACAACCAGCAGGTCGACGACTGCTGCATCATCCGTGTCAGCCTGGCTGTGGACAATGGCAACATGTACAAGAGCATCCTG GTGACGAGCCAGGATAAGACCCCAGTCGTTATTCGCAAAGCCATGGCCAAACACAACTTGGATGGGGACCGGCCTGAAGACTATGAGCTCGTTCAGATCATCTCGGAGGAGAGAG AGCTGAAGATCCCTGACAACGCCAACGTCTTCTACGCCATGAACTCCGCCGCCAACTATGACTTTGTGCTCAAGAAGCGAGGCTTCTCCAAGGGGGTGAAGATCAAGCATGGCTCCAGCTCCACCCTGCCCAGGATGAAGCAGAAAGGCCTGAAGATTGCCAAAGGCATCTTCTAG